The following are from one region of the Microbacterium paraoxydans genome:
- a CDS encoding HNH endonuclease signature motif containing protein gives MTNPPTAPLDLEERRRVRDAWTETRRRIAALEAEAAELLMAQIAFHDEDVAAAPHHRDAIHRSMVAEFATAAHLSTGTMEFAFADALALSTALPRVREAFHTGSLSSGHVREIARASAVVAEAIRNRVVAPETMALFETAVLVVAEAETAARTRVHARRVASALVGETITERHRRAADERCVTVRSVDDGLAVLTAVLPEWAAVAIADRLNQLTRTVIQARDAGGATPPLTPTHDDLLTGQNIATDQSCGAPRSDATISSVDGGTFALDPEEESAPTDTRTWSQVQADLLTDLLLTADPSAVEGEGLAGVRGRLQVTVAATTLAGLDDRPAELDGHGALHPDIARALAGRDGGWTRLFLDPHGQVIETDAYSPTESMRRLLRARDQHCRFPGCRQPVHRCDVDHTWDHAKGGPTRVDNLAHLCRGHHVLKHPDIPEPQRWTVRQRPGGVLEWRSPLGAVHTDHAPRRVAFV, from the coding sequence ATGACGAACCCGCCGACCGCACCCCTCGATCTGGAGGAGCGGAGGCGCGTGCGAGACGCCTGGACGGAGACCCGCCGACGCATCGCAGCGCTGGAGGCAGAGGCTGCGGAGCTGCTGATGGCGCAGATCGCTTTCCATGATGAAGACGTGGCCGCGGCCCCGCACCACCGCGATGCCATCCACCGCTCGATGGTCGCCGAGTTCGCGACAGCGGCGCATCTTTCCACCGGCACCATGGAGTTCGCGTTCGCCGACGCTCTCGCCCTGAGCACCGCGCTCCCCCGCGTGCGAGAGGCCTTCCACACGGGGTCTCTGAGCTCCGGGCACGTGCGGGAGATCGCGCGGGCGAGCGCCGTCGTGGCCGAGGCCATCCGCAACCGCGTCGTCGCGCCCGAGACGATGGCGCTGTTCGAGACGGCGGTGCTCGTCGTCGCCGAAGCCGAGACCGCGGCGCGCACGCGGGTGCATGCCCGCCGCGTCGCCTCCGCGCTTGTCGGCGAGACGATCACGGAACGACACCGCCGCGCCGCGGACGAGCGCTGCGTCACGGTGCGATCGGTCGACGACGGCCTCGCGGTCCTGACGGCGGTCCTCCCGGAATGGGCGGCGGTGGCGATCGCCGACCGACTGAATCAGCTCACCCGCACGGTGATCCAGGCCCGCGATGCGGGCGGAGCGACGCCTCCCCTGACTCCGACGCACGACGATCTGCTGACTGGTCAGAACATCGCGACGGATCAGTCGTGCGGCGCTCCTCGGTCGGACGCCACGATCTCCAGCGTCGATGGCGGCACCTTCGCCCTCGACCCCGAGGAGGAATCGGCCCCCACAGACACCCGCACCTGGAGCCAGGTACAGGCCGACCTGCTGACCGATCTGCTCCTGACCGCCGATCCGAGCGCCGTCGAGGGCGAGGGCCTCGCCGGCGTGCGCGGCCGCCTGCAGGTGACCGTGGCGGCAACGACCCTCGCGGGACTCGACGACCGTCCGGCCGAACTGGACGGACACGGCGCTCTGCACCCGGACATCGCGCGAGCTCTGGCCGGTCGCGACGGGGGCTGGACGCGGTTGTTCCTCGATCCGCACGGGCAGGTCATCGAAACGGACGCCTACAGCCCGACCGAGAGCATGCGCCGGTTGCTTCGGGCCCGCGATCAGCACTGCCGGTTCCCGGGGTGTCGCCAGCCGGTACACCGCTGCGACGTCGACCACACCTGGGATCACGCGAAGGGCGGCCCGACCCGCGTCGACAACCTCGCGCACCTCTGCCGCGGACACCACGTGCTGAAACACCCCGATATCCCGGAGCCTCAGCGCTGGACGGTACGACAGCGACCCGGTGGGGTTCTCGAATGGCGAAGTCCCCTCGGCGCCGTCCATACCGATCACGCCCCACGTCGGGTCGCCTTCGTCTGA
- a CDS encoding NUDIX domain-containing protein has protein sequence MTVVPPAAGEPRRPEGPRDPGDAWVVADTGERYWGRFGAAGLLAVDPERGILLQHRVAWSHFGGTWGLPGGALHEGEAAIVGAVREAQEEAGVPDGAVRPRFTSVLDLGIWSYTTVVADVRTPFDPVISDPESVALSWVPVEDVDALPLHPGFGAAWPMLRAQLSAHPVVVVDAANVVGSVPDGWWKDRAGAAARLRDRLTGLSVPADDLGLAGDAWFPEVSLVVEGRARDIAEAAAAGSPADAAAAEAGVASSALGVVRAEGAGDDAIVAEVQRRVASASPVLAVTSDRELQSRVEAAGAQVRSSGWLLRLLDA, from the coding sequence GTGACTGTCGTACCTCCCGCCGCCGGTGAACCGCGTCGCCCCGAGGGGCCTCGCGATCCCGGCGATGCCTGGGTGGTCGCCGACACCGGTGAGCGGTACTGGGGGCGCTTCGGTGCAGCCGGCCTCCTCGCCGTCGACCCGGAGCGCGGCATCCTGCTGCAGCATCGGGTCGCGTGGAGCCACTTCGGCGGCACCTGGGGCCTTCCCGGCGGCGCGCTGCACGAGGGAGAAGCGGCCATCGTGGGCGCCGTGCGGGAGGCGCAGGAGGAGGCGGGAGTGCCGGATGGTGCGGTGCGGCCGCGCTTCACGAGCGTGCTCGACCTCGGCATCTGGTCGTACACCACCGTCGTCGCCGATGTGCGCACGCCGTTCGACCCCGTGATCAGCGACCCGGAGAGCGTCGCGCTGTCGTGGGTACCCGTCGAGGACGTGGACGCGCTGCCCCTGCATCCCGGCTTCGGTGCGGCGTGGCCGATGCTGCGGGCTCAGCTCTCGGCGCATCCGGTGGTCGTGGTGGACGCCGCCAACGTCGTGGGCTCGGTCCCGGACGGCTGGTGGAAGGATCGTGCGGGAGCCGCCGCACGACTGCGCGACCGTCTGACCGGGCTGTCGGTGCCCGCGGACGACCTCGGGCTCGCGGGGGACGCCTGGTTCCCGGAGGTCTCGCTCGTCGTGGAAGGTCGCGCGCGGGACATCGCGGAGGCCGCTGCGGCGGGATCACCCGCGGACGCCGCGGCCGCAGAAGCCGGAGTCGCGAGCTCGGCCCTGGGCGTCGTGCGTGCCGAAGGCGCTGGTGACGATGCGATCGTCGCCGAGGTCCAACGCCGGGTCGCGAGCGCGTCGCCGGTTCTCGCGGTGACCAGTGACCGCGAGCTGCAGTCCCGCGTTGAGGCCGCCGGGGCGCAGGTGCGCTCGAGCGGCTGGCTCCTCCGTCTTCTCGACGCCTAG